One Ictalurus furcatus strain D&B chromosome 22, Billie_1.0, whole genome shotgun sequence genomic window, TTAATGTATCCCACAGTTGTAGGACTTTGTCATAAAACAGATAATGCTACTAAAATACTGACATCAATAGTAGTTTAATAtagctagttaaaaaaaaaaagggatttaaTGGGTAAACCAAGATATTCTAAGACTCTAGATGTCTGCCACTGTCTGTGGATGCTAGATATTCAATATTTGCCCCCATCATCCCTTTATGAAAGTTTTTGCATATTACCCAATGGTCCTGATTTAAGTGCATTAACTTTTTCCCTTGTGACAAAAACTAGGTGGCACGTTGATTCCGGCACGAATGGCAACAAGCCTTGCTGTAATACCAGTGACTGCAGAGGTTGACTTTAATGGCCAGAGAGCAGTTGGTGCTGGGACGATCCTGGCAGTTGTCATCTGTAGGAAATTGAGCCATCAACACACCATATTAGTCAGTTACCTTGTCAGGGAACTACATTTATCTTAGGTAAAGCCAGTATAGCCATTATTCTAAAGACTGCAAGCAATGTATTAACCAACTTCTGCAAACATGAATGTGCAAGAGCACCAGTCCGTTTCTCTTTGAGGTTTACCTGGTGGTTCAGTGGGGCAAGGTTGCAATGCACATGTCTGTTTGTTAACAGGCTTAGTCAGAGGGTCACATCCACGAACAAGTTCTCTTCCTTGGTAGCATTTCACATCCCTCATTCTCACTCCCACACCACACGTCTTGGTGCACTGTAATTTGAGCAACACCCACAGTTGTAATATACCTATATACACTTAATATACGTACGCCAGTTCCCAATTAAAAATATGCAATGAACCATGATGCAGCTACCTCAGACCAAGGTGTTGTATACCACTTGAAGCAAGGTCTCTCGAAGCAAGTGTCCTCATCTCCTGGCTGCTTGCTAGCATCACATTCTTCGTCCTCATGGATTTGAAATTTGCCACCCGTGATGCTGACACATAGCACAGTCCTCCTCTTTATGCCACGTCCACATGTTGTGTTGCACTGAGATGAGAAGTTTTCTTTCAGAAAAGGCTCAGCATACATCTCTGAGTATAACCCATAATGAATCATTTGCCATTTATCTATGCAATTTTGGCTTCCTGGAGTTTCATGAGAATGTCTAAAAGTATTTGTTCCAACTCTGCACAACACCACCTGATTACACTAATGAGCTCTCCATCTTAACAAACAAGGGAAGAAAGAATCTAGGCGGTAACCCACAATTTATGGATATAAACCCAAATTGATTTTTGGACAAAGCCCCAAAACTCATTAGGAAGCTCATTTCACTTAAACTTCAGTTGCTCACCCTTTCCCAATCTTGAGCCAGCCAGTGTGGTGGGCACTCTTTATCTCCACAGGGATGAGTGGCCAATGGTTTGTTCTCTAGTGAACACTGAGATTCAGGTACCACCCGGCCCTCGGGGGTTTTGCAGTACACATGCCGTACCATCTTTCCCTGCCCACATGGACCTGAGCACTGGATATAATTTACAAACAATAGACAACAATATTCtatttgtttctgttgttgAACAAGATTGTTAAACCATGATAATGAACAAAATACTGCAATGCAACTTAAAGGATCTAAGTGCAATGTGGTACCTCTGAAACATAACAGTGCTGGTAGTTTATGTGTGCCTGCTTGACTGCTCTTCTATGAAGCTTACCGGGCCCCACATGGAGACTGTCCACTGGCGATCACAAGGTGGACCAGTGCAGTTCTTGGATGATGGAGGCTGAGTTGTCTCATCACATGGCCTGCCTTCATCTGAGCACCTGACCTCACGAATCACTAAACCTCTGCGGCCACATTTTGCTGGGCACTGTACAAAAAGAAGGACAACTTTAGTGCGAGGTGTTATCTATACAAATTGCTGTTACTAATCTAAATTTATTTGTGGTCTAACCCAACAAAAAAGGATGACTTTCCTCCACCATTCTCTGAATCATGCAAGCACACAAGTACTGATGTTATGGAAAACAGAATTGTGACTACAGTAGCCTTCTGGATTCAAGAATCATTGAGTAActtgaggaaaataatggaaCAATGGtttttccaataacagaaaAAACCAAGCAATACGCAAGTCATTGTTGAACCACCTCTAACCACTCAGCCATTTCCCACTGTGGGCCACAGGTGGGGCTCTTGCATGGCCGGCGCTCTGGAGGGCGCTCTAGCTCAGCATCCGTGCACAGTTCGCTGTAGACCGAGCTATCCAAGCCAGGGGCCAGCATCTTCCAGCAACGCACTAGCCGGAACTGAAAACCCTCACCGCATGTCCGTGAGCACTCACTCCAGCTGCTGGCCTCCCACCTGCAGGCATGAAAAGAAGATGTGAAGCCAGAGTGATTGAGCAGCAGTGGCTTTCATTTATAGTTAGTCTCTGTTCAGCTGAGAATTTATTGAAAAAAGAACATAACATTGTTATTATACAAATATGATATTCTACATAGCATTTGCCACAGTTGTGTAGTTACATGAAGAGTACCCTCTTTGTGCCCTAGTGCTTATTTTAATTAGAATGGCATACATACCTTGGCTGGCAATCCCTTCCAATGCAGAAATCATGCACCGGTTCAGGGCGAGTCAAAGCGTCACAGTAAGAGTCATCCACCTCAACACCATCATATCGTACACACATAGCAAAGGATTTTGTCACACCTATTACCAAAAATAGAAGcaacaaataacatttaaatgaaaaataaaacccattAAGCTTGTCCCAGAaccatttttttatatttaaatatgggTGTGGGGTGTGCCCTAGTTGGTACCTATAGAGCATGTCATACTGCATGGTTCCTGAGAGGACAGTTTCCAACGATACATATCTGCAGAACTCAATTTGTTCTTTCCAGTAACCTTCTGTTGACTCCTGTGGGGTTGGGATCAGGGAATCAATGGCTGTATCTCAGGCTAGATCACATAACAGCTATTTCATCATATATTATACattgtatgtgtatttattaatgttGCCATACCATGTGGTAATTTGGTCCCAACTACAGTTTTGATTCTCATTGCCTGAATATCAGACATGGAAaactgtgataaaaaaaatgtataaaaaaccCTTGTGATTCCTGTAATCTAAAGCCAAAGGTAAAACCTTTGTGATTCCTGTAAATGTATCTGATTGAATTGGCCTGGTCATGGTGTGATCTATGCTGCCATTTTCCCATAAATGCCAAAACACCATGAATTATATCTCTCTTACAGACCATCTACCTCACTCTTAGtctatctgcctctctctcattccttgCCTGGGATCTCTTTTCCTTTAAGTGTGTGAAAGGGTGTGTCATGTGATGTGTTTTATGATCTCTGGCAGGGAGGATGCTGAAGTGGTGTTTGGACACCGCAAGAAAGCCAACATGAATTATAAATATGATGGAATGCAATCCCACCAGCCCTCCACTTGGCTGTCTCTCCTCACCACTCTTTGAATGTCTCAAAGAGTGTAAAAAAGCAGGAGACTCCGAGGAGAGTCTAGAGCACATTCCATTCCCTATGAGCTGGACTGTCCCACATGAGCATAGATATGAACATAGCTATCCTGCATATCTTCATGTCTGTAAGAGAGGGCTACAATGCAGATTCTATTAATTACAAAACGTGCCACACGTGACCTTGCTTCATTATGTATGGGCTAAAAACTGTTGCAAATATCACTGCCCTAAGCTTTCTAGACCCTGCAACAACTTCACCTGGTGCGATTGGTGCGGCTGCCATTCCTCAAGCTGGTAATCAGTGTCCTGTTCTGGAAAAGATCTCCTGTGTCATTGCGGCGACGGCTTAGGGAGAACTCAAGAAATGAACCATTGAGGTTCCCTTGCTCTGAGCTGCTGTAGTCCAACTCAGCTGGCTCTGCTTCAGAGATGAGGCTTTCCCCCTCACTAAGAAGCTGATTTGTTGAAATGTTAACATGCAACGTGCAACGTGCAAGAAACATCCTCCATATGAAATTCGCAGAATCCACCATCTCCTCTGCAGGTCTGCTTGCAGGCACAATGCCAGGGGCAACCACTCCACTTGGCCAGCTGCTATTTCCATCTTTACAGACAAAAAGTTATAAAGGACATGCATCATGAATAATGGCATTACTAATCTGAAGATATGAATGTGACTTGAAAACAAAGACAGAGAATTAGTGACTGAAATAATATATTACTACAAACCATCACAAATAGATACTCtctaaatatacattttcagaCTTTCACAATACTTGAGGTTGACTCAAAAGGCATTACAGAGCATTTTTTCAAAACTGGCATTGGCAACTGAGAGGACCACCTCAGAGTCACTGACTGCCCTCTTTCCCATGTGGTTGTGGTAGCTGGCATTATGTTTAGGTGAGGAACTGTGACGGCAGAATGGTTCCCTACCACAGTTAGAGGACAATAACAGGCTATTGGGCTGTTGCGAAGTTTACACTGAAACGGAACCACAACTCTCTTTTCATTATGAAGTCAACTGGTCCAAGTGAAGACAGGTAATTAACTACTATGCCAGTATGTCAAAACTATATAAAGGCTCCTTGAATTTTTTATTcacaatgtttcatttttgtgtGGCTGCTCATCCAAGGAACATGGAAATGTGTTGGGAAATATCCCATACATCAATATGGTGCATAAGTGTAACAGTTAGTTTCATCGCTACTGTATGGTTGAGCAATAGTACGTTGGCAGTTTCAACATTCCCATTTACATCACAGATCACTGTCATCTAGCTTTAATTGATAACCCAATATTATACTTAAATCCTACCTGGATAATGAGGGGGTGTTGGAGCATCCTGATCACAGTCTACAGCAGCTGTGTCCTCATACACTTCATTGGTCTCCTCACCAGGCTTATCCACTGCACCAGGCCCAATGTTCTGCATTCTCCCCTGCTTCCTCTGTGTCTCTGGGACAGCCTTTTCATTCACACTCTCATTGTGGGGTGACACATTGTTGATCTCCATGGAGACTTGGTGGCTGGATCCTCCATCTGTGCCAGTATAGATGGGTGGCTGGGAGACTGGAGTAAGAGGGTCACGCATCACTGTGTACTCGTAGGTTATGTAAGGGTTTCGACCATTCTGGTTCCAAACCTTGGAAGACAGGAGATAAGAAGCAGGCAGATACTAGATGAATTAAAATTGGGAAACACAGGTTCCATAAATGTTtgaatatgttaaataaatatacaagaaTAAACGCTTCTAATGTAATGTCCTTTGCGGTTATTATAACCAACCATTAACAGGAGCTCCACTGTCCATTCAGAAGACACTATGCAAATGCTGCAGCAGTTTTTACCAGTACAAGTCACATACTCATGTGCTTTTGGGGTCATTTCATATGCCAGTACAAGACTGACTTTTGGGACCATTGCTCCAGGGGCAATGCATCACCTTGTTACAGCTTTTTCAGTATAAGCCATGGAGCACCTGTGGCCCACATTAAGTCAAAGGCAGGGTCATCTAGCCAAGTAAGATTACCCAGGGGCCCTTGGCGGCGGGAGGAAGGACCGCAGCTACAGTACCAGAACATTGATGGGCTGATTGATGGGCCCTTTCGCCACGATGTACTCAATCCCCGTCTCATACACATCGGTGGGCCTCCGGTACTTGAAGATGGTGCCTGCCACATGGAAGTTCTGAGGGCTGTCCACCTTGTAGGCGCCATTAAAGAAGAAGTTTCCTGCTTGATCTGTCACAGCTGTAAAACAAAGAAGTTAATTCAAACTTTGCTCAGTCGTAGTGATGCATGTCTGATTGATTGCCCAGTGATAGgtcatggtaaaaaaaaaattgaagataAAGTAAATTGTGTTGTATTTTCATTGCTTTAAAGATGAGAAGAATACCATTACACCTGGCTTGCAAACTATCTTACGCATTATATTAttcatcatttatataaaatgtctCTGGTTTTATAGGTGCATACCTAGTATATCTGCAGACTTCTTTCTCTCAATGATCTGGATGTCCCATGAGCCATCAGGGATCTGGGTAATGAAGGAATATcctggaagaaagaaaacaaatgtgttCATAGCTTCATGGCTTCGAGGTGACTTTTTATGCTCAATGAGGCAATTGGGTATCTTTACCAAGGCTGGAAGATCCACGACGAAAGTTACCAGTTACCCTACTACAGCTGCTCCCATCTCCTTGACACACTCCACACTTATCCAGTGTGTTGGGAGAGAAGAGGATGCCATCACATCCAATAGGCTGCAGAGAGGAATACCACACTGAAACATAACATGTTTCAAAAGCAAGCTATTTGAAAGTTCCATGACTAGATTAATAGAGCGTTGAAGGGGTGTTCCTGAATAATTCTTGTATAAGACTTGCTTATTGGAACAAACTGTTGAGTAACACCATCTTGTGGTCTATGCATTTACCTCACACCTGCCATCTACACAGACTCCTCTGTAATTGCTATACTTGCAGGAAGTTCCATCACGAGCTGGTACCATCAGCTGCCTCTGACCATCTGATGTAGTGCAATGAAGATCACAGGGATTGCTGGAGATGTGAACGTAGTCATCTACAGAATTACAAATGGGGTGTTAGTCTTTGAGCTTAAGCATGCATTTGTAAAATTTGGACTAATTCCAATGGCAAGTACCTGGGTAAAGGGGTTTCCAGTGGTAATTCTTTCCATTGAATACCTGAGAGTTAAATGACCAGCACTGCTCCTCTCGGAAACTCCTTCCAGTTGAGGGGCATTCCTGAAAATCACAGACTCAGTCAGTTGAGACTTATCAATGGTCTGTTTGCCATTATCTAATGGGAAGTGAAATGATGGGAAGGTCATTTTCTCAGAGATAGTCCAAGTAGTAAAAGTAGGTGTAATCAGCAGCTCTATTGTGCTGTCAAGTGGGGTGTCTGGATTGTATTTTTGATGTGCAAACACATATTGTGTTTCAAAGGAAAAGCAAGACTGATAGCGTGAACTAACCTTTGTATTACAGAGATGGTACCTTTTTGCACTCCCTGTGCATGTCATGTTGTCCTTACCAactgttgttctttttctttaaataaaagagatgtgtgtgattagattatttaaattaaaaatttaaacatCTGAACATCTCATAATAGAAACCTTTGTAAAGTGCATAAAAATCAGTGAGATTACCCAGAAAAATCATCAGCCAGTGcttgaaaatgttattttaattatttaccttTGCTTAAGACAATGTCTCTCCTGAGACATGACCCCCCCTCCACAAGTGCGTGTGCAGGCTGTCCACTTTGCCCATTCCCCCCACCAGTAAGTAGTCACCTCTAGTCCGTCTTCCAGACTGTTAGAGGCTACACCCTCATCCTGCCACAAACAAAGATTCTGTTCAGGAAGCAAGTGAAAATTGGAAGCCAGCTTCTATGCTGAATACAACCTTTAACAACTTGTATTCTGctataatcatgattatttaaGAAATTTGCCGAACTTCACATTgcagaaatataattttaaaagatGTGGGCCATTACCAACCTGTACTCTACTTGAGATGTTCCCCAATGAAACAGTCAGTGTTATGAGACCCAGGAGGACCACAGAGCACTCTGCACACTGGGCCCTTGACCAGGTCCTCATCCTGCATGTGGGAAAATGTGGGAAAAGGAAGATGActgtctccaaaacagcagcaaAATTAGTTCTATTAAAGGGCACAAGGCAACAAGTCTCAAGGAAGTGACTGTAGACAAGTTTACACTTAACTGTCAGAAGACTCAGTGTTGTACCTAAAGTGTGCTAAAATGCCTGTACTGTATAATTCTTATAATTCCTAGCCTTGACACAGGACAATTGTGGGATGATATGAACTGAATGGGAGCAGGATACTTAATAGGCATACCCGAAACCTGCGAGAGTtatctgagaatttggaggaaaaaaaactcatATGCCTACTTTCGATTAACTGCAGAGTCCTCATCAGGCCTGTGCCTCCATTTAGGTTGGTTCCTTAAAATAAGCAAACAGATCGTCTAGCTCAGTTTGCAGTCTGGCTTTTTCTGGCACTAAATATTGGTGACAGGTGTCTTAAACTACCCACAAGAACACCTGGAGTTCATTATCCAGCCCAGACACAGCTGGAGTTCAGCCAGCTCACCAAAACACCCGTCTCCCACAGATCCGTGCAGCAAGCCCACGGCCGCTGAGACAGACCTTCCTCCTCTGAGCGTCCCAGTCCACAGAGGAGTATAAACACAGGATCCCCCGGATCCCCCTCTTGGGCCTCTACTCAGGGGAAggagaggtgtttttttttcctggcagcagacagacagcaggACCATTCCCTCAAGGGAGAGGAACTAAGGGAGCAAGCCCTGGCCTGGAGGCTGAAAGAAGCAGACTCATCCTTTTTTAGGAGAGTTGCTTGTCACCAGGTTTAGGTCAGTGCTTCCTCATTTTTCAGCACCTTGCTCAATTCTGCAGCCCCAAAGGGTAAAATCAACAGGGCCTTCATTTGTCAATTGAAAGTCATCAAGTAATTGATACAGGCTAAGGGGTAGGGAAGAAGTTTCACATCTCATGGCTACAAAAGAGCAacaagggtttttttccccataaaatTTATACACAAAAAATCACTCGATTGCTCATCTGCATACAGGTACATATGCTGTGTTGTCTAGTACAAAGATGAATGTTACTAAATGTATGTCAAAAGATAGAAAAGATTGATGTTTTATGATTTTCTTAAACTTATTTCACTCTTAATGAGTCTGAACACTGCCTGTTGTGTTTTGGAAATAAGTTTTATAGGGTGGAATTTCACAGAGTAACAtcctttacactttacactgaaTCAATATCTATGGATTTCATACAaaattgtttttcatgttttcctATCACTGAATGGATTGCTGTCTTAAGTTACAAATCACACTCATTTAGCTCCACAAGGGATGAggagtgcagaatcttgaaatatgtaaaatatttatttcaatccTTCAGTAATTTGGTAGTGAAACAAAAtagcacttcttttttttttaaacagttatcTGAGTTTGGTTTAGGCCGCATACCTTACTAATTCAAATTGTGAAAAATAGCACAGCaataattattaatcattaatgcAGTGACATACATAGTCATAAATTGTGCATTAATTTAATCCTTCTGAAAATTTACCCAGTGTTTCTCAATTTCTCaattaaaaaacattaacattaatgcaTTTTAGATTAATATCAAATGCGCATACATAGAAAGCAGCTCACCCTCCAGAAATCCCTGCTCCAACCCAGTGTTTTACATTAGCAAAGCAGTGTTACAGAAATGACAATCctgtttgtttggatttgttttactGTGGAACAAGTGTCTACTCTGTCTGGTTTAGTTGTCACTTCTCAAAAAGTTCCTCTGTTAATATACATgggcacacacaaacacagtcagtAAATATTTACCCATGTACCTACCTGCAGTCCTTGGGCTGTAGTGGAGCTGAATGGTGGCTGGGCAGtgtgtgggtggtggtggtggacgTGTTGTTGTTGATGGTATTAGTCTGTAATAGTGTGCTCTGAGGATGTGTCTTGTGAGGAAGGTAAGGTGTACATCTGCATCCCTCCTCTCACCCCCCTCCTTtcgctctctcctctctctctctctctttccctcccatCCCCTCTGCCATCCACCCGCCCACACTCACTCTCCCCTTCTAGCCCAAAGAGTGGCAGTGCAGGGGAACGCCCACATGAAAAGTACTCTTCCAGCTAGTGCCAAGCTTGAGGGCTGCTACCACTACTGAGCTGTGAAGCACAGCCCTGGCCCCATGAGTCTCTGCCAGACTGGGCTCGGCTcgcagacagacagggaggaaGTCGTCGTTTCCCACAGATCAACATCCCTCCCCTCCTTCCCTGGCCCTTGAACACCCATTCGCATCACAGCAGTCCATTCTCAACCCCCTTTTCTTGGCCTCTCAGTTTCATATCAGGCTCTTCCCAGCCTCCTGCTAACATTTAATCTGTATGCTACCCATAACCATGGCTGTTCCCCTCCAGATAGACCCATTCATTACACCTGGCCACATGACTGGAGTGCAGAAGGAGTCCATTCATTATAAGCCAGCAGAGATGACTGAAAAGCCTGAAGAGATGAAAGTTAATGAAGGAAAAGTGACAGCAAAATATCCTTGGCATATACCAGATGTAAACATATTCAAACTGAAGTaccaaaataaatccaaaaagtCCATGTGCATATATCAGATTAATATATAATGAGTATCATGTACCAAGTAATTTATTACATGTACAACACAGAAAAAACAATGAGCATGAGTGAGTTGGAGGGAGAGAGGGCTTGGCCAGTCGAGGCTGATAACTGAGACCACCGTGCCTGTGTGTGACGCATATATGAAGACCACATGTTCTCTTGGTTGCCCCTGCATCTGCTCTGTGCATTAGGGACGCTCTGCTACACTAAAAGCTCAATCAAGCACAGTTCTCAGACCGCAGATCTGTATGGTGATAGACATAGTTCAGGAGATTTGCACAGTCTGCAAGTCTGGAGAAATGGTCGCTCTTTTAAAACCCCAAAATTACGAGGTCGCAAACACGTGGAGTGTgtgggact contains:
- the adamtsl2 gene encoding ADAMTS-like protein 2, whose amino-acid sequence is MRTWSRAQCAECSVVLLGLITLTVSLGNISSRVQDEGVASNSLEDGLEVTTYWWGEWAKWTACTRTCGGGVMSQERHCLKQRKRTTVGKDNMTCTGSAKRYHLCNTKECPSTGRSFREEQCWSFNSQVFNGKNYHWKPLYPDDYVHISSNPCDLHCTTSDGQRQLMVPARDGTSCKYSNYRGVCVDGRCEPIGCDGILFSPNTLDKCGVCQGDGSSCSRVTGNFRRGSSSLGYSFITQIPDGSWDIQIIERKKSADILAVTDQAGNFFFNGAYKVDSPQNFHVAGTIFKYRRPTDVYETGIEYIVAKGPINQPINVLVWNQNGRNPYITYEYTVMRDPLTPVSQPPIYTGTDGGSSHQVSMEINNVSPHNESVNEKAVPETQRKQGRMQNIGPGAVDKPGEETNEVYEDTAAVDCDQDAPTPPHYPDGNSSWPSGVVAPGIVPASRPAEEMVDSANFIWRMFLARCTLHVNISTNQLLSEGESLISEAEPAELDYSSSEQGNLNGSFLEFSLSRRRNDTGDLFQNRTLITSLRNGSRTNRTRSQQKVTGKNKLSSADMYRWKLSSQEPCSMTCSIGVTKSFAMCVRYDGVEVDDSYCDALTRPEPVHDFCIGRDCQPRWEASSWSECSRTCGEGFQFRLVRCWKMLAPGLDSSVYSELCTDAELERPPERRPCKSPTCGPQWEMAEWLECPAKCGRRGLVIREVRCSDEGRPCDETTQPPSSKNCTGPPCDRQWTVSMWGPCSGPCGQGKMVRHVYCKTPEGRVVPESQCSLENKPLATHPCGDKECPPHWLAQDWERCNTTCGRGIKRRTVLCVSITGGKFQIHEDEECDASKQPGDEDTCFERPCFKWYTTPWSECTKTCGVGVRMRDVKCYQGRELVRGCDPLTKPVNKQTCALQPCPTEPPDDNCQDRPSTNCSLAIKVNLCSHWYYSKACCHSCRNQRAT